One window of the Novosphingobium sp. KACC 22771 genome contains the following:
- a CDS encoding nuclear transport factor 2 family protein, with the protein MSIEPHKPIADYVAANARLDADAMLKPFAADAVFLDNGKRFEGHNQIRKLFEEEVIAVKAIFTPDTIRNENGQIVVEGPAHGNFPGSPLRFTYRFTLQADEIRTLEVTL; encoded by the coding sequence ATGTCAATTGAACCACACAAACCCATCGCCGATTATGTCGCGGCCAACGCGCGGCTGGATGCCGACGCCATGCTCAAACCATTCGCTGCCGATGCAGTCTTTCTGGACAACGGAAAGCGCTTTGAAGGCCACAACCAGATCCGCAAACTGTTCGAGGAGGAGGTCATCGCCGTGAAGGCCATCTTCACGCCCGATACGATCCGCAACGAGAACGGCCAGATCGTCGTGGAAGGCCCAGCCCATGGCAACTTCCCCGGCAGCCCGCTTCGCTTCACCTATCGTTTCACGCTTCAGGCGGATGAGATCAGGACGTTGGAGGTCACGCTGTGA
- a CDS encoding carbohydrate porin — MYRTMLKGACTAGVIALSLSLAPASLAQAQETPVKPFQPLADEGITLALNYTGEAAGNVSGGLRRASAYTGQVYMGADFDMDRIAGIGGGTVHFAVTNRHGKSLSGIAIGNNTSVQEVWGTQNTHLAILTWEQKLLDGRLDIEAGRSQANIHFLNSPLYCNFQTNSACGNPTFVFKNSNFTYFPASSWMIHARANFTPQWFLHVGAYEVNPDRKQADDNGFSFSTRNATGVVVPWEAGYADDAGKTRLPGHYILGGWFDRGDYADPLRDANGGIAILTGRSPATLHGRSGLYFRFDQMLTRPDPRSKRGLTLFGVAMANLSGRVEESHYLELGLLQTGTFKGRDADTLGFLINDQQFSDLAVERMRAARMAGGGDGNIRRHQYMMELAYGAQLNAAMRISPNIQYIVNPDQTGAPFRPRDIGNALVFGLKFTVDAPTLMGMLR; from the coding sequence ATGTATCGCACAATGCTCAAGGGCGCCTGCACCGCAGGCGTCATCGCCCTCTCCTTGTCTTTGGCGCCCGCATCTCTGGCGCAGGCGCAGGAAACGCCGGTCAAACCCTTCCAGCCGCTGGCCGATGAGGGCATCACCCTCGCGCTCAACTATACCGGCGAGGCGGCGGGCAATGTCAGCGGCGGCCTGCGCCGGGCCAGCGCCTATACCGGGCAGGTCTATATGGGCGCGGATTTCGACATGGACCGGATTGCCGGGATCGGCGGCGGCACCGTGCATTTCGCCGTCACCAACCGCCATGGCAAGAGCCTGTCGGGCATCGCCATCGGCAACAACACCTCGGTTCAGGAGGTGTGGGGCACGCAGAACACCCATCTGGCGATCCTGACATGGGAGCAGAAGCTGCTTGACGGCCGATTGGATATCGAGGCGGGGCGCAGTCAGGCCAATATCCATTTCCTCAACTCGCCGCTTTATTGCAATTTCCAGACCAATTCGGCCTGCGGCAACCCGACTTTCGTGTTCAAAAACAGCAATTTCACCTACTTTCCCGCCTCAAGCTGGATGATCCATGCGCGCGCCAATTTCACGCCGCAATGGTTCTTGCATGTCGGGGCCTATGAGGTGAACCCCGACCGCAAGCAGGCCGATGACAATGGCTTCAGCTTTTCCACGCGCAATGCCACCGGCGTCGTCGTGCCGTGGGAGGCGGGCTATGCCGACGATGCGGGCAAGACGCGCCTGCCGGGTCATTATATCCTTGGCGGCTGGTTCGACCGGGGGGATTATGCCGATCCGCTGCGCGATGCCAATGGCGGGATTGCGATCCTGACCGGGCGCAGTCCGGCAACGCTCCATGGCCGTTCGGGCCTCTATTTCCGCTTTGACCAGATGCTGACTCGCCCTGATCCGCGTTCCAAGCGGGGGTTGACTCTGTTTGGCGTGGCGATGGCCAATCTGTCGGGGCGGGTTGAGGAAAGCCATTACCTTGAGCTGGGCCTGTTGCAGACGGGTACGTTCAAGGGGCGGGATGCCGACACGCTGGGCTTCTTGATCAATGATCAGCAATTCAGCGATCTGGCCGTCGAACGGATGCGCGCGGCGCGGATGGCGGGCGGCGGCGATGGCAATATCCGCCGTCACCAGTATATGATGGAATTGGCCTATGGCGCGCAATTGAACGCCGCCATGCGGATTTCGCCCAATATCCAATATATTGTCAACCCGGACCAGACCGGCGCCCCTTTCCGACCCCGCGACATCGGCAATGCCTTGGTCTTCGGATTGAAATTCACGGTCGATGCGCCCACGCTGATGGGCATGCTGCGCTAA
- a CDS encoding PTS fructose transporter subunit IIC yields the protein MRKLFAVIDAGGRDVQALLAAEALRKAARTQGRPIEVALRSDRNPAEAPAIDALGDDHALLFVGGADDPLAARADRHLSLDAVLSDPQGAIGVPDAPAARPSIVAITSCPTGIAHTFMAAEGLAEGARQLNYPIRIETQGSVGAGNPLTAEEIEQAEVVLIAADREVDRGRFAGKRVFVSNTKPAITGGAALIERALAEAQVQGGEASSAAPVAAKERAGPYKHLMTGVSFMLPFVVAGGLLIALAFALGGIHANDDAAAGTLAHALFEIGAKAGFALMVPALAGYIAYSVADRPGIAPGMIGGMIASSLGAGFLGGIAAGFIAGYGVDGLNRLIRLPKNLSGLKPVLILPLLGSLLTGLVMIYAVGAPVAAALAFLTEWLRSMQGSSAILLGVILGAMSAFDMGGPVNKAGYAFSVGLVSSQVYTPMAATMAAGMVPPLGIALATFLFRNRFSAEEREAGGAAGVLGLAFITEGAIPFAARDPFRIIPSLMAGSAVAGAISMAFGVELKVPHGGIFVLPIPGAVTHLAAYALAIVAGTAVTALLVGLLKRSPESA from the coding sequence ATGAGAAAGCTCTTTGCCGTGATCGATGCCGGGGGCCGCGATGTGCAGGCCCTGCTGGCCGCCGAGGCGCTGCGCAAGGCCGCGCGCACGCAGGGTCGCCCCATTGAGGTGGCGCTGCGCAGCGACCGCAACCCCGCTGAAGCGCCTGCCATTGATGCCTTGGGCGATGACCATGCGCTGCTGTTTGTGGGCGGCGCGGATGATCCTCTGGCTGCGCGGGCCGACAGGCATCTGAGCCTTGATGCTGTCCTCTCCGATCCGCAGGGCGCCATTGGCGTTCCTGATGCGCCCGCCGCCCGGCCCTCGATCGTGGCCATCACCTCTTGCCCGACCGGCATCGCCCATACGTTCATGGCCGCCGAGGGGCTGGCCGAGGGCGCGCGCCAGTTGAACTATCCCATCCGCATCGAGACGCAGGGTTCGGTGGGCGCGGGCAACCCTTTGACCGCCGAGGAAATCGAGCAGGCCGAGGTTGTCCTGATCGCTGCCGACCGCGAGGTGGATCGTGGCCGGTTTGCGGGCAAGCGCGTGTTTGTCAGCAACACCAAGCCCGCGATCACCGGCGGCGCGGCGCTGATCGAACGCGCTCTGGCCGAGGCGCAGGTGCAGGGCGGCGAGGCGTCGAGCGCCGCACCTGTCGCCGCAAAAGAACGCGCCGGGCCTTACAAGCACCTGATGACCGGCGTATCCTTCATGCTGCCCTTTGTGGTGGCGGGGGGCCTGCTCATCGCGCTGGCATTCGCGCTGGGCGGGATACATGCCAATGACGATGCCGCCGCCGGGACGCTGGCTCACGCGCTGTTCGAAATCGGCGCCAAAGCGGGTTTTGCCTTGATGGTGCCGGCCCTGGCGGGCTATATCGCCTATTCTGTGGCCGACCGTCCCGGCATTGCGCCGGGCATGATCGGCGGGATGATCGCGTCGAGTCTGGGGGCGGGCTTTCTGGGCGGGATTGCGGCGGGGTTTATTGCGGGCTATGGGGTGGATGGGCTTAACCGCCTGATCCGCCTTCCCAAAAATCTGTCTGGGTTGAAGCCGGTTTTGATCCTGCCCCTGCTCGGCTCGCTTCTGACGGGTCTGGTGATGATCTATGCCGTGGGCGCGCCGGTGGCCGCTGCGCTGGCCTTTCTCACCGAATGGCTGCGCTCGATGCAAGGGTCGAGCGCGATCCTGCTCGGCGTGATCCTTGGCGCGATGTCGGCCTTTGACATGGGCGGCCCGGTTAATAAGGCGGGCTATGCCTTCTCGGTCGGTCTGGTTTCCAGCCAGGTCTATACGCCGATGGCCGCGACCATGGCGGCGGGCATGGTGCCGCCGCTGGGTATCGCGCTGGCCACATTCCTGTTCCGCAACCGTTTCAGCGCCGAAGAGCGCGAGGCGGGCGGCGCGGCGGGCGTGCTGGGTCTGGCCTTTATCACCGAGGGCGCGATCCCCTTTGCCGCGCGCGATCCGTTTCGCATCATCCCTTCGCTGATGGCCGGTTCGGCGGTGGCTGGGGCGATCTCGATGGCCTTCGGGGTGGAACTCAAGGTTCCCCATGGCGGCATTTTCGTGCTGCCCATTCCGGGAGCCGTGACGCATCTGGCCGCCTATGCGCTGGCGATCGTCGCCGGGACGGCGGTGACGGCTTTGCTGGTGGGCCTGCTGAAACGGTCGCCTGAATCAGCCTGA
- a CDS encoding SDR family oxidoreductase produces the protein MTIRIDPTEFAGKRVLVSGGTKGAGRATVDRFLAGGARVITAARAAPEPIEGVEFVHADLTTAAGSQALADAALDRFGGIDIVAHLIGGSSAPGGGFVALTDELWLSELNLNLLATVRLDRLLVPAMIEQGSGAVVHVTSIQSVLPLPDSTTAYAAAKAALRTYSKSLSKELGPKGVRVNVVSPGWIMTGSAVHFLERLQEANGGTIEQARQSVLDALGGIPIGRGAEPSEVADLIAYLASDRAGAIHGAEFVIDGGTIRTV, from the coding sequence GTGACGATCAGGATTGATCCGACCGAATTCGCGGGAAAGCGCGTTCTCGTCAGCGGTGGCACCAAGGGGGCGGGCCGCGCTACGGTGGACCGGTTCCTTGCGGGAGGCGCCCGGGTCATCACCGCCGCGCGCGCAGCGCCCGAACCAATCGAGGGCGTCGAGTTCGTCCATGCTGACCTGACGACCGCAGCAGGCAGTCAGGCGCTGGCGGATGCGGCGCTTGACCGGTTCGGTGGCATCGACATCGTTGCTCACCTTATCGGCGGGTCATCCGCGCCGGGAGGCGGTTTCGTCGCCCTTACCGACGAGCTCTGGCTTTCGGAGCTCAACCTCAACCTGCTGGCGACTGTTCGCCTTGATCGGCTGCTGGTCCCGGCGATGATCGAACAGGGCTCGGGCGCGGTGGTGCATGTCACCTCCATTCAGTCGGTCCTGCCGCTGCCGGATTCGACCACGGCCTATGCTGCGGCCAAGGCCGCGCTCAGGACCTACAGCAAATCGCTCTCCAAGGAGCTGGGACCGAAGGGCGTGCGGGTCAATGTCGTATCGCCGGGCTGGATCATGACCGGATCGGCGGTGCATTTTCTCGAACGCTTGCAGGAGGCGAATGGCGGCACGATCGAGCAGGCGAGGCAGTCCGTCCTGGATGCGCTTGGCGGCATTCCGATCGGACGCGGCGCGGAGCCTTCCGAAGTCGCGGATCTCATTGCCTATCTGGCCTCGGATCGCGCCGGGGCAATCCACGGCGCTGAATTCGTGATCGATGGCGGTACAATCAGGACGGTATGA
- the pfkB gene encoding 1-phosphofructokinase yields the protein MRIHTVTFNPAIDETIMLDRLIPGEVHRARAVRQNAGGKGVNVASCLADWGADVMVHGLLGGDNAAPFDALFADKGIADSFIRVAGSTRVNLKLVDDGGTTDINLDGMAVDEALVAKAISRLIASVRAGDLVALSGSLPPGCPPDIYGVMVAQLRESGCRVLLDTSGVPLKHALDAAVLPHVIKPNRSELAAWTGRAAMDRAGLLAVAEELCRRGVELVVISMGEEGALFVSAEGAVCAHLALDGVASTVGAGDAMVAGLAAALADGLSLEPLARLATGFAVGKLGMAGPNLPELNAVRALAQEVSISALTMA from the coding sequence ATGCGCATTCACACCGTGACGTTCAACCCCGCGATTGACGAAACGATCATGCTCGACCGGCTGATCCCCGGCGAAGTTCACCGCGCGCGCGCCGTCCGCCAGAATGCGGGGGGTAAGGGCGTCAATGTCGCCAGTTGCCTTGCTGACTGGGGCGCGGATGTGATGGTCCATGGATTGCTGGGGGGCGACAATGCCGCCCCGTTCGATGCGCTGTTTGCCGATAAAGGCATCGCCGATAGCTTCATCCGCGTGGCCGGCTCCACCCGCGTCAATCTCAAACTGGTCGACGATGGCGGGACGACCGACATCAACCTCGACGGCATGGCGGTCGATGAAGCCCTGGTGGCCAAGGCGATCAGCCGGTTGATCGCGTCGGTGCGCGCGGGCGATCTCGTGGCGCTTTCGGGCAGCCTGCCGCCCGGTTGTCCGCCTGATATCTATGGCGTGATGGTGGCGCAACTGCGCGAAAGCGGTTGCCGCGTGCTGCTCGACACCAGTGGCGTGCCGCTCAAACATGCGCTCGACGCCGCCGTCCTGCCCCATGTCATCAAGCCCAACCGCAGCGAATTGGCCGCATGGACCGGGCGGGCGGCGATGGACCGGGCGGGCCTCCTGGCTGTGGCGGAGGAGCTTTGCCGCCGGGGCGTCGAACTGGTGGTGATCTCGATGGGCGAAGAAGGCGCGCTGTTCGTTTCAGCAGAAGGCGCGGTTTGCGCCCATCTTGCGCTGGATGGCGTGGCCAGCACGGTGGGCGCGGGCGATGCGATGGTCGCGGGCCTTGCCGCCGCATTGGCCGATGGTCTGTCGCTTGAACCTCTGGCGCGGCTCGCCACGGGCTTTGCGGTGGGCAAGCTGGGCATGGCGGGGCCAAATCTGCCGGAACTGAATGCCGTGCGGGCCTTGGCGCAGGAGGTTTCGATCTCCGCGCTGACCATGGCCTGA
- a CDS encoding ankyrin repeat domain-containing protein, protein MRKVWLLAALAAAPVQAQDLADAIRLGDERGVAASLAQANRPLAYGETPLMLAVSHQDRAAVSALIRAGAKVNAVDQDGVSALWLACEMGDAGMIGALLDAGADPRRARSDGATPLHLCARFAPASVVERMAHGSVDLRDARGQTPLMWAAYSGRAEAVSALLRAGASARLVSQGGFTPLLFAVKSGDVAAVSALLAAGADAAVRGPESTSAAQLAAYQGRWEVLRLLIERGGVDLNERDREGWQLLHRAAAGGDVGLIRLLIARGAAVEGLSGPSRITWVTEANFGVAPPPVPPKVPLLMAAEAGQAEAMKALIAAGAKADFVAQDGENLLIAAARSRTLTALDAALAALPRPDMTDAKGNGALHVLAGSRPAADLAAMFMAMARAGARPDLANARGATPAKIAAGAQTEVRNAFFAAFPQAQAGQASPAT, encoded by the coding sequence TTGCGTAAGGTTTGGCTGCTGGCCGCCCTCGCGGCCGCGCCGGTTCAGGCGCAGGACTTGGCCGACGCGATCCGTCTGGGCGACGAGCGGGGGGTAGCGGCCTCGCTGGCACAGGCCAATCGCCCTCTGGCCTATGGCGAAACCCCGCTGATGCTGGCCGTGTCGCATCAGGATCGCGCGGCGGTCAGCGCGCTGATCCGGGCCGGGGCGAAGGTCAATGCCGTGGATCAGGATGGCGTGAGCGCATTATGGCTGGCCTGCGAAATGGGCGATGCGGGCATGATCGGAGCGCTGCTGGATGCCGGGGCCGATCCGCGACGCGCACGCAGCGATGGCGCCACGCCCCTGCATCTGTGCGCCCGTTTCGCGCCTGCCTCGGTGGTGGAGCGGATGGCCCATGGATCGGTCGATCTGCGCGATGCGCGGGGGCAAACGCCTTTGATGTGGGCGGCATACTCCGGTCGGGCAGAGGCGGTTTCGGCTCTGCTCCGGGCCGGGGCTTCGGCAAGATTGGTGTCGCAGGGTGGCTTTACCCCTCTGCTCTTTGCGGTGAAATCGGGGGATGTTGCGGCGGTCTCGGCCTTGTTGGCGGCGGGGGCCGATGCGGCCGTGCGCGGGCCGGAAAGCACCAGCGCGGCGCAACTGGCCGCCTATCAGGGGCGCTGGGAAGTGCTGCGCCTGTTGATCGAACGCGGCGGCGTCGATCTGAACGAGCGCGACCGCGAAGGCTGGCAATTGCTGCACCGGGCCGCCGCCGGGGGCGATGTGGGCCTGATCCGCCTGCTGATCGCGCGGGGCGCAGCCGTGGAGGGGCTTTCCGGCCCCTCGCGCATCACATGGGTGACAGAGGCCAATTTCGGTGTGGCGCCGCCGCCGGTGCCGCCCAAAGTGCCGCTGCTCATGGCCGCCGAGGCAGGTCAGGCCGAGGCGATGAAAGCGCTGATTGCGGCAGGGGCCAAAGCGGATTTCGTGGCGCAGGATGGCGAAAACCTGTTGATCGCGGCAGCGCGCAGCCGGACACTGACGGCGCTGGATGCCGCACTGGCCGCCCTGCCACGGCCCGATATGACCGATGCCAAAGGAAACGGCGCGCTGCATGTGCTGGCGGGCAGCAGGCCTGCGGCGGACCTGGCCGCGATGTTCATGGCGATGGCGCGGGCCGGGGCGCGGCCTGATCTGGCCAATGCGCGCGGGGCCACGCCCGCCAAAATCGCGGCCGGTGCGCAGACCGAAGTGCGCAACGCTTTCTTCGCCGCCTTTCCTCAGGCGCAGGCGGGGCAGGCTTCTCCGGCGACATAA
- a CDS encoding LysR family transcriptional regulator, producing the protein MSKHGLIEFDAVLAIARRGSFRAAALELGLSTTALSHAIAKLEGQLGVRLFNRTTRSVSLTDAGRDFVEQVGPALRTLHDAMGAARSQQETPSGTLRINAFATGAREILGPLLLKFLREHPKVHIDLVTEGRIVDIVAEGFDLGLRTANLVPTDMIALPVGPARSFAVVASPDYFKANDKPRNPSDLLGHACIRIRLPNGALHRWHFEKNGQPVLIDVAGPITLDEASLSRIAVLDHVGIGYFMEADVRDDIRAGRLIRVLEDWTPPLAPLCLYYPTRRNPSAAFKALIEMARQFAG; encoded by the coding sequence ATGTCCAAGCATGGTCTGATCGAGTTTGATGCCGTCCTCGCCATAGCGCGGCGAGGGTCCTTTCGCGCGGCGGCCCTTGAGCTGGGGCTTTCAACCACCGCGTTGAGCCATGCCATCGCCAAGCTGGAAGGACAGCTTGGCGTCCGTCTGTTCAATCGCACAACCCGCAGCGTGTCCCTCACCGATGCCGGTCGGGATTTCGTCGAACAGGTGGGGCCTGCCTTGCGCACACTGCACGACGCGATGGGAGCCGCCCGATCACAGCAGGAGACGCCCTCCGGAACGCTGCGGATCAATGCTTTTGCCACGGGCGCGCGGGAGATCCTCGGCCCGCTGCTGTTGAAATTCCTGCGAGAACATCCCAAGGTTCATATCGATCTTGTCACCGAAGGACGGATCGTGGACATTGTCGCCGAGGGGTTCGATCTTGGCTTGCGGACCGCAAACCTTGTGCCGACAGACATGATTGCCCTCCCCGTCGGACCGGCGCGCAGCTTTGCGGTGGTGGCATCGCCAGACTATTTCAAGGCCAACGACAAACCGCGCAATCCTTCGGACCTGCTTGGCCACGCATGCATTCGCATCCGGCTGCCCAATGGTGCGCTTCATCGCTGGCACTTCGAGAAGAACGGCCAGCCCGTTCTGATCGACGTTGCCGGCCCCATAACTCTGGATGAGGCGAGCCTGTCGCGCATCGCCGTCCTTGATCATGTCGGCATCGGCTATTTCATGGAGGCCGATGTCCGCGACGACATCCGGGCAGGCCGTTTGATCCGGGTCCTCGAGGACTGGACGCCGCCGCTCGCGCCCTTGTGCCTTTATTATCCCACCAGACGAAATCCATCCGCCGCCTTCAAAGCCCTGATTGAAATGGCGCGACAATTCGCTGGATAA